In a genomic window of Amphiprion ocellaris isolate individual 3 ecotype Okinawa chromosome 13, ASM2253959v1, whole genome shotgun sequence:
- the LOC111578094 gene encoding endonuclease domain-containing 1 protein-like — translation MNLLQSSTGALFLLLSWSVGLVIGEVGTDFSHCLDFFYNKTPPTCVNAPRYQPICQHYKNQYHFASLYDRQHRAPLFSAYILSPAEGKRPSSIWMYEPQLASSRASPEMKRFNISVDQNVIESQAVLQDYRNSNYTKGHLNPSMHQKTEEDREATFTLTNIVPQRAGSNSGPWNRLEEEVLRRFKAYCDGPMYVITGAMPYESGARWINNRVSVPEYMWSAYCCPSHKADLPESVQQFFPAYAAVGRNDQNSGEEIVPVNMKAKANIRGYDVRRMPLETLEGILQHRLAMPISLFDGKCQK, via the exons ATGAATTTACTGCAGTCCTCAACTGGAGCTCTGTTTCTGTTGCTGTCCTGGTCTGTTGGCCTCGTCATCGGAGAGGTCGGCACGGACTTCTCCCACTGCCTTGATTTCTTCTACAATAAAACTCCACCAACGTGTGTCAACGCACCAAGATACCAGCCGATATGCCAGCACTACAAAAACCAGTACCACTTTGCCAGCCTGTACGACCGTCAGCATCGTGCGCCTTTGTTCTCTGCGTATATACTAAGTCCTGCAGAGGGTAAACGGCCAAGTTCCATTTGGATGTATGAACCACAG ttgGCATCTTCCCGTGCGAGCCCAGAAATGAAGCGTTTTAACATCTCTGTTGATCAGAATGTGATAGAAAGTCAGGCGGTGCTTCAGGATTACAGGAACTCCAACTACACCAAAGGGCATCTCAACCCTAGCATGCACCAGAAGACCGAAGAGGACCGAGAGGCCACATTTACCCTGACAAACATCGTCCCTCAGCGGGCAGGCTCCAACTCTGGCCCCTGGAACCGGCTGGAGGAAGAGGTGCTGAGAAGATTCAAGGCCTACTGCGATGGGCCGATGTACGTGATCACTGGTGCCATGCCGTACGAGTCAGGAGCTCGCTGGATTAATAACAGGGTGTCTGTTCCTGAGTACATGTGGTCTGCTTACTGCTGCCCGTCACACAAAGCAGACCTTCCTGAATCTGTGCAGCAGTTTTTCCCAGCATATGCTGCAGTGGGAAGAAATGACCAGAACAGCGGAGAGGAGATTGTGCCAGTTAACATGAAGGCTAAGGCGAATATACGAGGCTATGATGTGAGGCGGATGCCTTTGGAGACCCTGGAGGGGATCCTGCAGCACAGACTGGCCATGCCCATCAGTCTGTTTGATGGAAAGTGTCAGAAATAA